In one Vicugna pacos chromosome 22, VicPac4, whole genome shotgun sequence genomic region, the following are encoded:
- the TMEM38A gene encoding trimeric intracellular cation channel type A isoform X2 has product MKGAVELSRRHPMASWLCAMLHCFGSYILADLLLGEPLIDYFSNNSSILLASAVWYLIFFCPLDLFYKCVCFLPVKLIFVAMKEVVRVRKIAVGIHHAHHHYHHGWFVMIATGWVKGSGVALMSNFEQLLRGVWKPETNEILHMSFPTKASLYGAILFTLQQTRWLPVSKATLIFIFTMFMVSCKVFLTATHSHSSPFDVLESYICPVLFGSDWGGNHHLDNHGGSQGGSGPGSPHSLPTKSKEELSEGSRKKKTKKAD; this is encoded by the exons GAGCCGTTGAGCTATCCCGGCGCCACCCCATGGCATCCTGGCTGTGCGCCATGCTGCACTGCTTCGGGAGTTACATCCTGGCTGATCTGCTTCTCGGGGAGCCCCTGATCGACTACTTCAGCAACAACTCCAGCATCCTGCTGGCTTCAGCTGTCTG GTACTTGATTTTCTTCTGCCCCCTGGACCTCTTTTACAAGTGCGTCTGCTTCCTGCCGGTGAAACTCATCTTCGTGGCCATGAAGGAGGTAGTGAGAGTCCGCAAGATCGCCGTGGGCATTCATCATGcgcaccaccactaccaccacggGTGGTTCGTCATGATCGCCACTGGCTGGGTCAAAG GCTCTGGCGTTGCCCTCATGTCCAACTTTGAGCAGCTGCTCCGAGGGGTCTGGAAGCCAGAGACCAACGAGATTCTGCACATGTCCTT CCCCACCAAGGCCAGCCTGTACGGAGCCATCCTCTTCACCCTCCAGCAGACCCGCTGGCTCCCAGTGTCCAAAGCCACCCTCATCTTCATCTTCACCATGTTCATGGTGTCCTGTAAG GTGTTCCTGACGGCCACTCACTCCCACAGCTCCCCTTTTGATGTTCTGGAAAGCTACATCTGCCCTGTGCTGTTTGGGTCGGACTGGGGTGGCAACCATCACCTTGACAACCATGGTGGATCCCAGGGCGGCAGTGGGCCTGGCTCTCCGCACTCCCTACCCACCAAGTCCAAGGAGGAGCTGAGTGAGGGCTCCAGGAAGAAGAAGACCAAGAAGGCAGATTAG